One window of Amaranthus tricolor cultivar Red isolate AtriRed21 chromosome 13, ASM2621246v1, whole genome shotgun sequence genomic DNA carries:
- the LOC130797481 gene encoding protein JOKA2 isoform X2, giving the protein MVVFKVKYEDTLRRFNVRVFSTEDRAVLEKRMDLNMEGLRLKICSLFNLPSTTCFNLTYIDEDDDLVTLVDDEDLHDVLSQCLNPVRITVCMKTDKPIAASAEQSTPKVSSDPNYLNVTEVLKTVPVPLRHAFSKISSDLTEKAASTSPILGDLLDGLSKVGQSYLNASPSDGSTTPEKKSQSKKVDASMDRGVKHNDSQTSNIAQLSPKNNESTGKAEFIPSYRQWLMHRGEDVNLDEFEKNKYNLKLMEDNTNVDRNSGADGHVTNCSKNSLKKCVSSENVTSKSAHGVNKSSHFDGGSLSRPCFDLKSVGECPFSGELPTFPPFPCEPIYPNQTPVRTSNGIFQTSLGPNFHKGVRCDGCGVHPITGPRFKSKVKHDYDLCRICFEQMGNDLEYFRIDFPLPYRHPCTKDFCDPGSTFFRIPHVQQPRTLRRHAGKYPRFRFDSHFIMDVNVMDGTVMAPLTPFTKIWRLRNNGTLSWNRGLRFLWIDGDRFSASDSVEIEIPVDGVSVGKEIDIAVDFVAPELPGKYISYWRMADHSGQLFGQRVWVLIQVDESADLTLERIGRNLNLLQSESFGAVGAELNLDSPVPIGPPTAEQRPKTEIDLNFPFEMVSSHAADNMTTASGAAPAASSSALPNIDADNAVTHKASSVCNVDVKVNESHESPYAPPSIRIFSSIDTSDTSSACSSTIMNNKSCDLEQDTGKNDIETTLLKELDQMGFKDNDLNKTVLRVNGYDMQRSLDALFGVSEWDPMLKELEEMGFEDRVTNHKLLTKNNGSITRVVMDLIAGELP; this is encoded by the exons ATGGTTGTTTTTAAG GTGAAATATGAAGATACACTCAGGCGTTTCAATGTTCGTGTTTTCTCTACTGAGGACCGGGCCGTACTGGAGAAGAGGATGGATCTCAACATGGAAGGTCTGAGGCTGAAGATCTGTTCTCTTTTCAACTTGCCATCAACAACATGCTTCAACTTGACTTATATAGACGAAGATGATGACCTGGTTACGCTTGTTGATGATGAAGATCTGCATGATGTATTGAGTCAGTGCCTGAATCCAGTTAGGATTACTGTTTGTATGAAAACAGATAAACCTATTGCTGCATCTGCTGAACAGTCCACACCTAAAGTATCCTCAGATCCAAATTATCTGAATGTTACTGAAGTGTTGAAAACTGTACCTGTGCCTCTACGTCATGCTTTTTCAAAGATCAGTTCTGACTTGACAGAAAAAGCTGCATCTACGTCTCCTATACTTGGTGATCTCTTAGATGGATTATCAAAAGTGGGACAGTCTTACTTAAATGCATCTCCTTCTGATGGCAGTACTACCCCCGAGAAAAAATCTCAAAGTAAGAAGGTTGATGCTTCTATGGATAGAGGAGTGAAGCATAATGATAGTCAAACTTCTAATATTGCCCAACTGTCTCCTAAAAATAATGAATCCACTGGAAAAGCAGAATTCATTCCATCTTACAGGCAATGGCTGATGCACAGAGGCGAGGATGTAAACCTGGATGAGTTTGAAAAAAACAAGTATAATTTGAAGTTGATGGAGGATAACACAAATGTTGATAGGAACTCTGGTGCTGATGGCCATGTCACTAATTGTTCCAAAAATAGCTTGAAAAAATGTGTTTCTTCTGAAAATGTTACAAGTAAATCCGCCCATGGTGTCAATAAGAGTTCACATTTTGATGGTGGAAGCCTTTCGAGGCCATGTTTTGATTTAAAATCTGTAGGTGAGTGTCCCTTTTCAGGAGAGCTTCCTACATTCCCACCTTTCCCGTGTGAGCCCATCTATCCTAATCAGACACCTGTTCGTACATCTAATGGAATCTTCCAGACTAGTTTGGGCCCCAACTTCCACAAAGGAGTCCGCTGTGATGGCTGTGGGGTTCATCCAATCACTGGACCGCGGTTTAAGTCCAAAGT AAAACATGATTATGATTTGTGCAGAATCTGCTTTGAACAAATGGGAAATGATCTAGAGTACTTCAGAATAGATTTCCCTTTGCCTTACAGACATCCGTGTACCAAGGATTTCTGCGACCCT GGTTCCACTTTTTTCCGCATCCCTCACGTGCAACAACCACGTACATTAAGGCGGCATGCAGGAAAGTATCCTCGCTTTAGATTTGACAGTCACTTCATCATGGATGTGAACGTCATGGATGGGACAGTGATGGCCCCATTGACTCCTTTTACGAAGATATGGAGGTTGCGCAACAATGGCACGCTTTCATGGAATCGTGGATTACGATTTCTTTGGATTGATGGAGACCGGTTCAGTGCCTCTGATTCGGTTGAGATTGAG ATCCCCGTTGATGGTGTCAGTGTGGGTAAAGAGATTGATATAGCAGTTGACTTTGTTGCACCGGAGTTGCCCGGCAAATATATTTCTTATTGGAGGATGGCTGACCACTCTGGGCAGTTGTTTGGCCAGAGAGTGTGGGTTCTAATACAG GTTGATGAGTCTGCGGATTTGACTCTTGAAAGAATTGGGCGAAACTTGAATCTTCTCCAATCTGAGAGTTTTGGAGCTGTAGGAGCTGAACTGAATCTCGACTCACCAGTTCCTATAGGTCCACCAACTGCTGAACAGAGACCTAAGACTGAGATAGATTTGAATTTCCCGTTCGAAATGGTTTCTTCTCATGCTGCTGATAATATGACTACCGCCTCGGGTGCTGCTCCTGCAGCTTCATCATCAGCACTGCCTAATATTGATGCTGATAATGCTGTAACTCACAAGGCATCGTCTGTTTGTAATGTTGATGTTAAAGTAAATGAAAGCCATGAATCACCGTATGCTCCTCCATCTATTCGAATATTCTCCAGCATCGATACATCTGATACATCCTCTGCCTGCTCTTCTACTATCATGAACAACAAAAGTTGTGATCTTGAACAAGATACTGGAAAAAATGACATTGAAACAACCTTACTGAAGGAATTGGACCAGATGGGTTTTAAGGACAATGACTTGAATAAAACGGTTCTGAGGGTAAACGGGTATGACATGCAGCGGTCTCTGGATGCTCTCTTTGGTGTTTCTGAATGGGATCCGATGCTCAAAGAGCTGGAAGAGATG GGCTTCGAAGATAGAGTGACAAACCACAAGCTGCTGACCAAAAATAATGGAAGTATAACGCGTGTGGTCATGGATCTGATCGCTGGGGAGCTACCTTAG
- the LOC130797481 gene encoding protein JOKA2 isoform X1 — translation MDSVVFKVKYEDTLRRFNVRVFSTEDRAVLEKRMDLNMEGLRLKICSLFNLPSTTCFNLTYIDEDDDLVTLVDDEDLHDVLSQCLNPVRITVCMKTDKPIAASAEQSTPKVSSDPNYLNVTEVLKTVPVPLRHAFSKISSDLTEKAASTSPILGDLLDGLSKVGQSYLNASPSDGSTTPEKKSQSKKVDASMDRGVKHNDSQTSNIAQLSPKNNESTGKAEFIPSYRQWLMHRGEDVNLDEFEKNKYNLKLMEDNTNVDRNSGADGHVTNCSKNSLKKCVSSENVTSKSAHGVNKSSHFDGGSLSRPCFDLKSVGECPFSGELPTFPPFPCEPIYPNQTPVRTSNGIFQTSLGPNFHKGVRCDGCGVHPITGPRFKSKVKHDYDLCRICFEQMGNDLEYFRIDFPLPYRHPCTKDFCDPGSTFFRIPHVQQPRTLRRHAGKYPRFRFDSHFIMDVNVMDGTVMAPLTPFTKIWRLRNNGTLSWNRGLRFLWIDGDRFSASDSVEIEIPVDGVSVGKEIDIAVDFVAPELPGKYISYWRMADHSGQLFGQRVWVLIQVDESADLTLERIGRNLNLLQSESFGAVGAELNLDSPVPIGPPTAEQRPKTEIDLNFPFEMVSSHAADNMTTASGAAPAASSSALPNIDADNAVTHKASSVCNVDVKVNESHESPYAPPSIRIFSSIDTSDTSSACSSTIMNNKSCDLEQDTGKNDIETTLLKELDQMGFKDNDLNKTVLRVNGYDMQRSLDALFGVSEWDPMLKELEEMGFEDRVTNHKLLTKNNGSITRVVMDLIAGELP, via the exons ATGGATTCGGTTGTTTTTAAG GTGAAATATGAAGATACACTCAGGCGTTTCAATGTTCGTGTTTTCTCTACTGAGGACCGGGCCGTACTGGAGAAGAGGATGGATCTCAACATGGAAGGTCTGAGGCTGAAGATCTGTTCTCTTTTCAACTTGCCATCAACAACATGCTTCAACTTGACTTATATAGACGAAGATGATGACCTGGTTACGCTTGTTGATGATGAAGATCTGCATGATGTATTGAGTCAGTGCCTGAATCCAGTTAGGATTACTGTTTGTATGAAAACAGATAAACCTATTGCTGCATCTGCTGAACAGTCCACACCTAAAGTATCCTCAGATCCAAATTATCTGAATGTTACTGAAGTGTTGAAAACTGTACCTGTGCCTCTACGTCATGCTTTTTCAAAGATCAGTTCTGACTTGACAGAAAAAGCTGCATCTACGTCTCCTATACTTGGTGATCTCTTAGATGGATTATCAAAAGTGGGACAGTCTTACTTAAATGCATCTCCTTCTGATGGCAGTACTACCCCCGAGAAAAAATCTCAAAGTAAGAAGGTTGATGCTTCTATGGATAGAGGAGTGAAGCATAATGATAGTCAAACTTCTAATATTGCCCAACTGTCTCCTAAAAATAATGAATCCACTGGAAAAGCAGAATTCATTCCATCTTACAGGCAATGGCTGATGCACAGAGGCGAGGATGTAAACCTGGATGAGTTTGAAAAAAACAAGTATAATTTGAAGTTGATGGAGGATAACACAAATGTTGATAGGAACTCTGGTGCTGATGGCCATGTCACTAATTGTTCCAAAAATAGCTTGAAAAAATGTGTTTCTTCTGAAAATGTTACAAGTAAATCCGCCCATGGTGTCAATAAGAGTTCACATTTTGATGGTGGAAGCCTTTCGAGGCCATGTTTTGATTTAAAATCTGTAGGTGAGTGTCCCTTTTCAGGAGAGCTTCCTACATTCCCACCTTTCCCGTGTGAGCCCATCTATCCTAATCAGACACCTGTTCGTACATCTAATGGAATCTTCCAGACTAGTTTGGGCCCCAACTTCCACAAAGGAGTCCGCTGTGATGGCTGTGGGGTTCATCCAATCACTGGACCGCGGTTTAAGTCCAAAGT AAAACATGATTATGATTTGTGCAGAATCTGCTTTGAACAAATGGGAAATGATCTAGAGTACTTCAGAATAGATTTCCCTTTGCCTTACAGACATCCGTGTACCAAGGATTTCTGCGACCCT GGTTCCACTTTTTTCCGCATCCCTCACGTGCAACAACCACGTACATTAAGGCGGCATGCAGGAAAGTATCCTCGCTTTAGATTTGACAGTCACTTCATCATGGATGTGAACGTCATGGATGGGACAGTGATGGCCCCATTGACTCCTTTTACGAAGATATGGAGGTTGCGCAACAATGGCACGCTTTCATGGAATCGTGGATTACGATTTCTTTGGATTGATGGAGACCGGTTCAGTGCCTCTGATTCGGTTGAGATTGAG ATCCCCGTTGATGGTGTCAGTGTGGGTAAAGAGATTGATATAGCAGTTGACTTTGTTGCACCGGAGTTGCCCGGCAAATATATTTCTTATTGGAGGATGGCTGACCACTCTGGGCAGTTGTTTGGCCAGAGAGTGTGGGTTCTAATACAG GTTGATGAGTCTGCGGATTTGACTCTTGAAAGAATTGGGCGAAACTTGAATCTTCTCCAATCTGAGAGTTTTGGAGCTGTAGGAGCTGAACTGAATCTCGACTCACCAGTTCCTATAGGTCCACCAACTGCTGAACAGAGACCTAAGACTGAGATAGATTTGAATTTCCCGTTCGAAATGGTTTCTTCTCATGCTGCTGATAATATGACTACCGCCTCGGGTGCTGCTCCTGCAGCTTCATCATCAGCACTGCCTAATATTGATGCTGATAATGCTGTAACTCACAAGGCATCGTCTGTTTGTAATGTTGATGTTAAAGTAAATGAAAGCCATGAATCACCGTATGCTCCTCCATCTATTCGAATATTCTCCAGCATCGATACATCTGATACATCCTCTGCCTGCTCTTCTACTATCATGAACAACAAAAGTTGTGATCTTGAACAAGATACTGGAAAAAATGACATTGAAACAACCTTACTGAAGGAATTGGACCAGATGGGTTTTAAGGACAATGACTTGAATAAAACGGTTCTGAGGGTAAACGGGTATGACATGCAGCGGTCTCTGGATGCTCTCTTTGGTGTTTCTGAATGGGATCCGATGCTCAAAGAGCTGGAAGAGATG GGCTTCGAAGATAGAGTGACAAACCACAAGCTGCTGACCAAAAATAATGGAAGTATAACGCGTGTGGTCATGGATCTGATCGCTGGGGAGCTACCTTAG